The following are encoded together in the Nitrospirota bacterium genome:
- a CDS encoding protein kinase, whose protein sequence is MELIYAELSSPGPARENNEDFVGSWQPQTLEEKRSRGAVAVLADGVGGMERGEVASRLAVETALKTFQEARGEQSPQHLITQMFNAANLAVYDKGMENHGKARMATTLAVVVLRNNEVTVGNVGDSRVYLVRKATIKQLSTDHTYIGMQQKFGLISEQEAKTSDKRSVLTRSVGQEPVIRVDVESATVFKGDRVVLCSDGLYAHVSDSEIAELVTSLSPAQACRRLVALAEQRGTDDNLSVQVLQINEVEKVALYRGVAMYQETADPTTRYELKPGQVLDNRFQILETISRSGMATIFKATDLTTKLPVAVKVPLMQYESDPGFYSRFQREEEIGSRLNHPYILKFYPVPEELRTRPYIVTEYLRGYTLSHLLTSVRSMPEKDAIKLASRVCEALAYMHEQGVVHRDLKPQNIMLCSDGTIRIMDFGIAKAAGRRMTFAGFTPAVGTPDYMAPEQVKGKRGDERTDIYSLGAMLYEMVAGVPPFQCETDNPLVIMNARVAGDPEAPRKRNPKVSPQVEEIILHAMERDPKNRYQTAAAMKTELDDPSAVQITGRSERLHAPTAWRRNGKKALWLALGISIPLIIFGLVIWLIIHRGTAH, encoded by the coding sequence ATGGAACTAATCTACGCTGAACTTTCATCACCCGGCCCGGCACGCGAGAACAACGAGGATTTCGTCGGCTCCTGGCAGCCTCAAACGCTCGAGGAGAAGCGCAGCCGCGGAGCGGTCGCAGTTTTGGCCGACGGCGTGGGCGGGATGGAGCGCGGAGAAGTGGCAAGCCGGCTCGCAGTGGAGACGGCCCTGAAGACGTTCCAGGAGGCCCGGGGCGAACAGAGTCCGCAGCACCTGATCACGCAGATGTTCAACGCGGCCAACCTCGCGGTCTACGACAAGGGCATGGAGAACCATGGCAAGGCGCGCATGGCCACGACCCTGGCTGTTGTCGTGCTCCGGAACAACGAGGTCACGGTGGGCAACGTGGGAGATTCGCGCGTATATCTCGTTCGCAAGGCCACGATCAAGCAGCTTTCCACGGACCATACCTACATTGGCATGCAGCAGAAATTCGGCCTGATCTCCGAACAGGAGGCCAAGACCAGCGACAAACGTTCCGTCCTGACGCGGAGCGTTGGGCAGGAGCCGGTGATCCGGGTAGACGTGGAGAGCGCAACGGTGTTCAAGGGAGACAGGGTCGTGCTGTGCTCCGACGGGTTGTACGCGCACGTGTCGGACAGCGAGATCGCTGAGCTCGTGACGAGCCTTTCCCCGGCCCAGGCCTGCCGCAGGCTCGTGGCGCTTGCCGAGCAGCGGGGTACCGACGACAATCTCTCGGTGCAGGTCCTGCAGATCAACGAGGTCGAGAAGGTCGCGTTATACCGCGGCGTGGCCATGTACCAGGAGACGGCGGACCCGACGACCAGATACGAGCTCAAGCCCGGACAGGTCCTGGACAACCGTTTCCAGATCCTGGAGACCATCAGCCGGAGCGGCATGGCCACCATCTTCAAGGCCACGGACCTCACCACCAAACTGCCCGTGGCCGTGAAGGTCCCCTTGATGCAGTATGAGAGCGACCCCGGGTTTTATTCGCGGTTCCAGCGCGAGGAGGAGATCGGGAGCCGACTGAACCATCCCTATATACTTAAATTTTACCCCGTACCGGAAGAACTCCGCACAAGGCCCTACATCGTAACCGAGTATCTCCGCGGCTATACACTTTCGCATCTCCTGACCAGCGTCCGGTCCATGCCGGAAAAGGACGCCATCAAGCTTGCCAGCCGCGTGTGCGAGGCCCTCGCGTACATGCATGAACAGGGCGTGGTGCACCGGGACCTGAAGCCGCAGAACATCATGCTCTGCAGCGACGGCACGATCCGGATCATGGACTTCGGCATCGCCAAGGCCGCCGGCAGGCGGATGACCTTTGCCGGGTTCACGCCGGCAGTCGGAACGCCCGATTACATGGCCCCTGAGCAGGTGAAGGGGAAGCGCGGGGACGAACGGACCGACATCTACAGCCTGGGCGCCATGCTGTACGAAATGGTCGCGGGTGTGCCGCCGTTCCAGTGTGAGACCGACAACCCCCTCGTGATCATGAACGCCCGCGTGGCCGGCGATCCCGAGGCGCCGAGAAAACGGAACCCGAAGGTCTCGCCGCAGGTCGAAGAAATCATCCTCCATGCGATGGAGCGCGACCCCAAAAACCGGTATCAGACAGCCGCGGCAATGAAAACGGAGCTTGATGATCCTTCCGCTGTGCAGATCACCGGGAGGAGCGAACGGCTCCACGCGCCGACGGCCTGGAGGCGCAACGGGAAGAAGGCGCTCTGGCTCGCGCTGGGCATCTCGATCCCTCTCATTATCTTCGGGCTTGTCATTTGGCTGATCATCCACCGGGGGACAGCACACTGA